The following coding sequences lie in one Homalodisca vitripennis isolate AUS2020 chromosome X, UT_GWSS_2.1, whole genome shotgun sequence genomic window:
- the LOC124369315 gene encoding TWiK family of potassium channels protein 7-like, protein MDKTGTTYRYNPSFHGHIQHGMQKNNNGKTSLSRVQAHALGYHEDDSQTCFCFESDDDSADKIRFKNTKRKLARGCMSNLMICAILIGYTFIGAVIFLIVEGDSGFYSISSSGRSKIHSLAGQNRRPASNATWLAKISEESRTNTVDKIWNITVNLNILYRENWTRLMAQEISHFQEQLVQRLTEEMAAKNYPHDSRLVDGHQKVDWNLAKAFLYSLTVLTTIGYGNITPRTTLGKAVTMGYAALGIPLMLIYLSSMGSLLSNCARHIFTRSLCCCLCSNCGYCCYDEKRMQEKERRMRKKREQKEYEQQMQTITHHQEPFYVRSPSSTFTTSTSNNLHSPVRVESDGIKMAATRASSTVLDSECLSADTSVIEPKSFKDGANCLAPLTLCFLIMIFYICGGAVILCRLESSWSFLDSIFFCFMTLSTIGFGDSIPSASVLSTKIGPNRTGGSLIIWFCSLYILAGMALTAMCFNVVHDEIVHKLKHHYNESSLAGRIVKDGSVSTKLGSTSNFLDSETAVNTTIDYPPTS, encoded by the exons ATGGATAAGACAGGAACAACGTACCGGTACAACCCGTCATTCCACGGCCACATCCAGCACGGAATGCAGAAGAACAACAACGGTAAGACCTCCCTGAGCAGAGTACAAGCGCACGCTCTCGGCTACCACGAGGATGATAGCCAGACCTGCTTCTGTTTTGAGAGCGATGACGACAGTGCGGACAAAATAAGATTTAAGAACACCAAACGCAAGCTTGCGCGAGGCTGCATGAGTAACCTCATGATCTGCGCCATCCTTATAGGTTATACGTTTATTGGTGCTGTTATATTCTTAATAGTGGAAGGTGACTCCGGGTTTTATTCTATATCTAGTTCTGGACGCTCTAAAATTCATTCGTTGGCGGGTCAAAACAGGAGACCCGCTTCTAATGCTACGTGGCTAGCGAAAATCAGTGAAGAATCGAGAACAAATACTGTAGATAAAATTTGGAACATTACGGTTAACTTGAATATACTTTATAGAGAAAATTGGACGCGGCTCATGGCCCAGGAGATCTCCCATTTCCAGGAGCAGCTTGTCCAGAGACTGACGGAGGAGATGGCCGCCAAGAATTATCCGCATGACTCCCGCCTGGTCGACGGCCATCAAAAGGTCGACTGGAACCTCGCAAAGGCCTTTCTTTACTCCCTGACAGTGCTCACTACTATAG GTTATGGTAACATTACTCCGAGGACCACGCTAGGTAAGGCGGTGACTATGGGTTACGCGGCATTGGGCATCCCTCTCATGCTGATCTACCTGTCGAGCATGGGCAGCCTATTGTCCAATTGTGCGAGGCATATCTTCACGCGGTCGCTGTGTTGTTGCCTGTGTTCCAACTGTGGGTACTGTTGCTACGACGAGAAAAGAATGCAAGAGAAGGAACGTCGAATGCGGAAGAAGCGTGAACAGAAGGAGTATGAACAGCAAATGCAAACGATTACACACCATCAGGAGCCTTTCTACGTCAGGTCTCCTTCTTCCACCTTCACTACTTCCACCAGCAACAATTTGCATTCGCCCGTCCGAGTCGAAAGTGATGGCATCAAGATGGCGGCCACGCGCGCATCCTCCACCGTGCTAGACTCCGAGTGTCTTAGTGCAGACACCTCTGTCATAGAGCCGAAGTCGTTCAAGGACGGGGCAAACTGCTTGGCTCCACTTACACTCTGTTTTctaattatgatattttacatCTGTGGCGGAGCGGTTATCCTCTGTCGACTCGAAAGCTCCTGGAGTTTTTTAGATAGTATATTTTTTTGCTTCATGACACTCAGCACAATCGGATTTGGAGATTCCATTCCTTCGGCCAGTGTCCTGTCGACAAAGATCGGTCCCAACAGGACGGGTGGGAGTCTGATAATTTGGTTTTGCTCACTTTACATCTTGGCCGGGATGGCTCTTACTGCCATGTGCTTCAACGTGGTCCACGACGAGATAGTTCACAAGCTGAAACATCACTATAACGAATCCTCGCTGGCCGGAAGGATAGTCAAGGACGGCTCAGTATCCACCAAACTCGGGAGCACGAGCAACTTCCTGGACAGCGAAACTGCAGTCAACACAACTATCGACTACCCGCCCACGTCTTGA